In the genome of Bradysia coprophila strain Holo2 unplaced genomic scaffold, BU_Bcop_v1 contig_232, whole genome shotgun sequence, one region contains:
- the LOC119076906 gene encoding seminal metalloprotease 1-like, which translates to MKVAAILVVLTLALVHSSPIFQEKRDFTAENDGELNDKFQGDIILTKEQEEQLFGLKRTGLVNENYRWPNNTVVYEISSEFEQDRVESIELGLARIEEVTCIRFVKRTDEVNYVFVTANNAGCSSNVGFLNNGMQRLNLEPGDFCFRIGTIIHEFLHTLGFYHMHSATERDDYVTIMWDNIQPGTESNFNTYGADRITNFGVEYDILSVMHYNAYSATRNGFATIVPHDISLIDEMGQRTGLSPKDIARINRMYYCEVV; encoded by the exons ATGAAGGTTGCCGCAATTTTAGTTGTACTAACGTTGGCTCTGGTTCATTCCAGTCCGATATTCCAAGAAAAACGAGATTTCACTGCCGAGAATG ATGGGGAGTTGAATGATAAATTTCAAGGGGACATTATTTTAACGAAAGAACAAGAAGAGCAACTATTCGGATTGAAGCGAACCGGActtgtaaatgaaaattatcgatGGCCAAACAACACGGTTGTATACGAAATTAGTTCGGAATTCGAACAGGATCGTGTAGAGTCCATCGAGTTGGGCCTGGCACGTATCGAAGAGGTGACATGCATACGATTCGTCAAACGAACAGACGAAGTAAATTATGTGTTCGTGACG gCCAACAATGCTGGTTGCTCGTCTAATGTGGGATTCTTGAACAATGGCATGCAACGGTTAAATCTAGAACCGGGCGATTTTTGCTTTAGAATTGGAACAAttattcatgaatttttgcaCACGTTGGGTTTCTATCATATGCACAGCGCCACTGAACGGGACGATTATGTCACTATAATGTGGGATAACATTCAACCCGGTACTGAGTCTAACTTTAATACATATGGAGCCGATCGTATAACCAACTTTGGTGTGGAATATGACATTTTGAGTGTGATGCATTACAACGCTTACAGTGCCACTAGGAATGGTTTCGCAACCATTGTGCCACAT GATATATCATTGATCGATGAAATGGGACAACGAACGGGACTAAGTCCGAAAGACATTGCCAGAATAAATAGAATGTATTATTGTGAAGTAGTGTGA